The Glycine soja cultivar W05 chromosome 9, ASM419377v2, whole genome shotgun sequence sequence CCCTACAGGAATGTTATCCTCATGATCTAAGTCTTCCAAGCAAGCCCTtagatcctcttcctcttcactAGTTAGGCAGTCTATAACATTTATCAAAGCTTTCTCCAGCGAAGTTTGTGTAGTTGCAAGAGTGCTAACATCTTCTTTATCGACCTCCTCCACCTTAAAGCACCTCCTGTCTTCCTCTGGGTATTTTATTGCCTAAAAAAGGTTGAAGGTTACCTTTTTGTTGTCAACACTCATTTCTAGATTTCCATTTCCCATATCTACCACACAGTTGGCGGTCAGCACAAAGGGTCTACCTAGGATAAGAGGAATCTTCGTGTCTTCTTCTATGTACATGATAACAAATCCACCAGAAAAGTGAAGTGGCAGACTTTGACGAGGAAATCTTCTACTACCCCGTATGGTCTTGTGATTGATCGGTCTACTAGCTGGAGCATCATCCTGGTAAAGTCTATCTTCAGATTACCAATTCTTCTACACGTTGATAGGGGCATCAAGTTGATGCTTGCCCCTAAGTCAATGAGGGCCTTCCCTACCGACTCATTCCCTATAGTGCAAGGGATAGTTACGCTCCCGGGGTCTTTGAATTTCTTCGGCAGCTTCCTCTGTATCACGACATTGTAGTTGCCTCCCACCACAATGCTCTCATTATCAATGTAGTTCCCCTTCTTGGTGAGGATGTCCTTCATGAATTTGGTGTAGAGTGACATCTGCTATAAGGCTTCCCCAAATTGCATGGTTATTTCCAACCCCTTGAATATTTTCAAGAAACACTTGAAGTAGTACTCCTTATTCTTCTTTGACGGCACTAAAGGATATTGGGTCTCCTTTAGAGGGGCTGGTGGCTCTTCTTTCCTAGCTTCTCGGGCTAACTGGCTTTCGGTCTTAGAGATTAAGACCTTCTTCTCTCCTTcgttctcttcttccttcttctcttccaccttctctccttctctgtCTGTCCTTTCTTCTTTTGACTGGTCTCCTTTAGCTCATTTTTCCCCTTGTGCTCTTCTTTGGCTTCTTGTCAATACTGGCCTGCATTCCTCTTTCGGGTTCTTCTCTGTATTAGCTCCAAAGCTGCTAATGGGTCTTTCAACCATTTGTTTGGCTAATTATCCACTTGAATTTCTAGGCTCTTGATAGAGGCTTCCGTGCTCCTGTAGTTGGACATGGATATCTGCATGAATTGGTCCAGTGTCTCCTCAAGCTTGATGGTTTTCTCATGAAGATTTACCCCTTGGTTGGGATTTTGGGCTGGTTGACTTCTTTGCTCCTAGTTGAATTGATTCCCCAGATGGTTCCTCCAACTTGAGCCTTGTGTGAAATTCCTCTCCTGATTGAATCCCAGCGATCCTCCTTGGTTGTAGCCTTGGAATCCGTGGCGATTCTGTACTCCCATGTAGTTCACGTCCCTGGAAAAATCTTCTTGGACTATGCATTGCCCTAGCTCGTGTGCTCCTCCATAGATGTGGCATCCCCCTATCTGCATGACTGAAGAGTGAGAAGGACTTACCGATGATCACGAAGGATGGCGTGATCACTGGCCACCATGTTTTCTATCAGTTCCATTGCCTCCTTTGGTGTCTTCAGCTTGATTTTTCCTCCTGCGGATGTGTCAAGGAGTTGCTTTGATTGTGGTCGCAGGCCATCTATAAAGATGTTTAACTGCACCAACTCACTGTACCCATGTGTAGGCGTCTTTCTGAGTAGTCTGTGGAAACGGTCGAGCGCCTCGCTGAGTGATTCATCGGGGAATTGATGGAATAAAGATATTTCCATTTTCCCTTCGGCAGTCTTTGACTCTGGGAAATActtctttaggaacttttcGACAACTTCCCCCCAGGTCCACAAGCTATTACCCTTAAAGGAGTGTAACCACCTTTTTGCTTCCCTtgctaaagaaaaagaaaagagagcgTATAGCAGTTTCAGGGACACCAGCTATTTTTACCGTATTACAAATTTCTATGTAGGTGGCTAGATGAGCGTAAGGATCCTCATTTGGTAGACCACGGAAGAGGTTTCCTTGTATCAGCTGTATAAGAGAGTGGGTATAAGAGATGTTGGCTGCTTGAACCTTCGCCTTGCAATACTTGTGAAGAATTATGAGGTAGCTGTACTAGAGTAATCCTCTAGTGTCATGTATCGTGCATGTTCCTCTTCCATTTGAATGTAGCTTTGTGGAGAGGGAAGAGGTGAGGTTTGACAGCTTCCTTGTATttcttgctctcttctttttcttgtagCGTTGCTTCAATTTTCGGGTTGAGAGGGGCTAAATCTTCGGTAGTAGTTCTACCTCGCATACATAAAAACAAGCACTATTGTGCAAATTATGGAAGAAAAGATTgaagaagaaataataaaattaaaattagattctaaaataaagaattaataCTTACAAATTGAAAATGTATGGCAACCAAGTACGAAGAACGAAGTCCCCCGGCaatggcgccaaaaacttgttaacggTTTGACAAGTGCACCAAATGTCCAAGTAGTAAAAACTcgaaagtccgagtgtcgatttccacagggactttgttttgtacttgtattatataattttcaatttataagagaAGAGATAAAGAGAGGTAAATGATAGATAAAAGGAACATGAATTAATAGCAGataattatagaaaaagaaaataataggaaGCAAAATAATCAAGTAGAGAATCCAATATGATGAGAATGTTAGGACCTAGCATGTCTTGTTTATCTAAGATgtataatttttagatttttctttatcaattaggTAAATTTATCCTACCCACATCTGTTAAAATACTTGCCCTTGATGTCTCACAATGACAAGCAATGATTCCACATATAAAATACATGAAGCTTTAGTTCTAGACGTGTGCTTTAATGTATGGGCATAATGTTATCAtcctatgtctagcaatgatttcattATGATATCTTTTCCTTTTAGTTCTGTTAGAAGTTATCCTCTGTCGAGcgctaacccctaaaactgatgcatgcataTCTTCCTTATATTCATATTAAGAGTTACCCTATGTCGAGaatctaacccctaaaataatgtAAAGATGAGTAGTGCATGAAATATAAATAGGAAAAGATAATAGGATAGAAAACACctattgcattgataaatatggaATACATCATACATCtcttggctttttaggcctaccagaccctaactaggggtttagcctctcatcaCCATGAGGGCCTTACACTGAAAGAAGGGTATAAGAATTGGTGGAAGAAAAGGGATGGAAGAAGGGAATAGAGAAAATggtgagagagaagagagaattcCCTAATGAAGAGTTCTTAGGCTTTGGGTATGTATGAGAGTGCTGCTCTGAGACTTGGTGTGTCTTTTCCCTTTGACTTGACTCCCTTTTTATAGTTGCTGGAGTGGACTTGGGCCTACGtactctcgcttagcgcactCTGCTTGCTTAGCGTAGGTGTCTATtttcgcgcttagcgcactcTGCTCGCTTAGCGTAGGTGCTTGTTTTCGCACTTAGTGTGCGCTGCGTGCTGAGCGTGTCTTGTGCTGGACCTGATGCAAaaatcttcatcttttttcgtattttttgcatctttttgcttttaatccctccattttttatatctgcaagctgtaaacaaaaaacatcaATTCCTAACAAATAAGCATTGATAactactaaataattatttttaaagatattttaactctattttcattaaaaaaacaactCTTATTTATCAGTTATCAATAagtatcacaatttttttttaaaacatatccaaattaattaaaacaaaaatcagtCGAGAGCTTGTGTGCCTAGGCAGAAGAATTGGGCCCAATCTTGGTCATCTACCCAAGTGGCTCAGTCCCCAAGGGCATGCATTATTATActttggaattttctttctagATTTCTTCTACATCCAAcacttttttagaattttttaaaattatttctgctaataaatatatgaatttgaTTCATCCGGATTGATAATTCATATGAATCATATATATTGTAAATCcatatcaactattttttttaaaaaatattttttaataatttaattataatttttttataattattacattaggtagatttctctgtttttggccTTATTAcacttaattttgattaataatgtatttttttacatatataaattttaaataaaaatcataggtttaataaaaatttatatatgtaaaaaaattaattattagatcaaaattaattgatacaaaatttattatataaacttgtatatatattataaattttaatattatatataacgacattaattattttataacataattgacctTTGTCAAAAATTCGTATAACATACGGATTATCAATATGTATACGGATTAGGATTACGAATCCATAAATCTCTTACGGATCCGTATGTCTCTTATGGAATACAAATCTCCGTAAGAGACTTACAAATTACGAATCCGTATGTTTATTAGTaggaattattttgaaaaattcaaaaaagtgTTGAGTGTAAAGAAATCTACACAACTTATAGTTTCTGTTTCTGTGCCAGGAGGGCAGTTGTGTCTGAATCGATCATACCCTGTCTCTTTCTTTCAGCATTGCTCTAGTTGTAAACCATATCCACATGTGAGTGTGGTTGACACAAAAAGTTTAAATCCATATCCATATGTTTGTTTACAACACAAATCACACCCCAAAAGTTTTGCGAACTCATTGAACATGCTTCTTTTGCATATAATAATAACGGGAATCCAATGAATTGGATTAGTTTATTGGGGAAAAAAAATAGTccaaaacaataattttgaattgagaaagcgccaaaataaataaataatgagcaTGTACAAGATTTTAATTGGTACTTACTACTTACTTTACAAACATAAAAATTCATTACAAATTAAGCAAGTTTGTTAAGTGATTCCAGCCCATTAACCATGGCCTCTTGTCAGATGGAAGCACAAAGTTCAGTTCAAACATCTCCTTTGACATGTTGCCTCCTGTCCTGAAACCCACAAGCCTTGCAACTATTTCTGCACTCTCCTGTACATGGATTTGGTCATGAGGATCAGTCCAAAGCTTGCTGATAAACTGCATCTTCCTCTGCTTCCCATCAAGAGGAACATCCCATTTCATATACAACGCCTCCCTCTCCTCCAGTGACAAACGTGTTGTCAGTCTCTTGGCCAGAAATTCCCTTTCTCGTTTCAAAGCTCTAATGCTgcatatattataaaatgtatATTCAATGAAAAATTCTCATTCATAATGATGCACAGCTCTatatatatctatctatatataactACATAGTGTAAAATATATATTCGATGAAAAATTCTGATTCTTAAGGGTAAGTATATATTCGATGAAAAATTCTGATTCTTAAGGGTAAGTGTATATGAGAGAGTGAACCTTGATGACAACGAGATAGTTGGTTCTTCTCCAACATGAGGAGCTGGGCTTGCATTCCCAAGTTCTGCTAGGTGTTGCTGCAACCATGTCAAACGCCTTAGTTCTACTTCCATGTATATTTGATCAGCCGGGTCTCccttgaataataaataaaactggGTCCTGTGAATAATGGAGACATAGCATAGATCCCATAGTTCAAGGATCTCCTGCTGCTGCTCTTTAAATGTTATTTGCCATGAAACCTGGGGTTCCTCCGGTTCACATGAATATTCTTCATTGTCTATGTTGTGGCCATTTGCTTCGTTTGCTTCAAGTTCAAGCACCTAGATATCCAAATAAAAGGACATGAGTCAAAAAGCCAATGGTAAtgcattaaaatgaaaaatgtgcAATGGCATTGAAAGTaggaagatatttttttttatctataaatataCCTGGCAAACAAGTAACTGCTTTTGGTACTGCAGTTTGGCCACACGTTCTTTCAATTCTGTCACATATGCTCTTATACTTCTTACATTCTCCTCTGCTGCATTCTGAaacattttctgcattttcttcatgttaacTGAACTAGAGCGTCGATAACCTGGAGTATTTTCCTTTGATGAAACATCTCCAGCTTCTTCACTCTTTGATGGAGTCTCCTTCTCGGACTCAGGAAGAGTATCAGTTGAAACAATATCATCATTCTCAGGGACTCTATTTTCAATATCAGATTCCAAAACTTGCTGTGTAGTAGATAATGGTGAGCAGGGAGATCTTAGGAAGTTTTGGCGATTGGCAGCATTGCTTGAAGACAAAGGAAGCAACTTTTTCCTTTTGTGTTCCTTTTTATTCTTAGGGGATGCTTCACTGGGTGAGTGTTGGAAGTTGTTCGGGAGAGACATCACCAACTTGTCTATGGACCTTTGAACATTTTCAAGCTGCTGTTCAAGATTTGCAATGGTGCTTCCTTGTGAATGAAGTCGGGTAATCTCTTCCTTGAGATTAGCACTGACACTCTTGTTGATAGAAACCATGCTTCCAACTTCAACATTCTTGGGTGTGGTTGACCTAACAGCACGCATTCCCCTTATTTCTGCTTGCAGCTTTGCAATTGTCTCAGCTGCATCTTGGTTACCTAGTCTATGACATGCCACTTCCTTTTGTAATACTTCCAAAGCTCTATTGGCTTCTTCACCCAGCTGCTCTTGGAGGTGCTCAAGTTTTCGAATTTCATGCATAAGGGTAAAAGGAGCAGTAGAGGATTGCCTCATCGACTGTCTTAATGTTGAGCTTCTTACTCTCTCACATCCTAGCTCTGGTTTTAGTGATGATAGTGCACCAGTGAATGACAGGCATTTCTTCACTGGCAGATGTGGTGATTCAACTGGGTTTGAGACCTGAAGTGCAAAAGGATCTTTATCAGTTGAAATGAATCATGACCAAGAGAAAGTGGGAGGTAAGGgggagagagatagagagagaggaAAAGAAACCTTCTGGTCATCCTGAAGCTTTCTGCGTAATTCATCCGCCTGAGTTTGTGCAAGATCTCTCTGGCGTCTCAGCTCTTCAATTTCCATTTCCATCTGGACAAAGTCGAAAGTCGGGTAACAATATTCAGTACTATGGTATCATACCTGTTCCTAttgatcagttttttttttttcttttcaatttaccTGTTGAATTTTCCAATCCTTTTCTTTAGATGGATCAGGAGTGCGCAACACTGCCTCCAGCCTTGCAACTTCCTTTTGTAAATGTTTAACAAGCTGTTTGTCTGATACAACCTATTTTGACAAGAAAGCTGTCAAATTTACTTCTGCTAATttggaaaacacaaaaacaaatcattagGTCACTGAACCAATAGTTACCACATTAACTTGAGCGTTATTCGTTACTTCCTTTGCCCGGGTAGCAAACAGGAGAGTATTTCGTGATTGCTCTACATGACTCAGTGCTGGACTCAAAGTACAAACAATGGCAGTGCGTGCATTCCCACCAAGGGAATGTTGCAATATACGTGTGAGCTTTGAATCCCTGTAAGGTATATGACCACTTCTTTTTCCAACACTGCATATGATGATATGAAAACAAGCAGTTAGAAGAAGGTGAAATCAGTACTCATTTCTCATGGTGCTACACTACTAGGTGATATTTGCCATTATAACAACCCAATAAACTTTCTGTAAACAACAGTGATCCTGACCTGAGCTTCCTGATAACAGTTGTAAGAGTCATCAAGCTAAGGTTAATATGGCAGCCTTCTTTCAGCCTAGTGCCATCTGCATGTGTTTGTGCAGCCCTCTCACTTCCAGCAAGATCAACAAAGTTCTGCAATAATAGACATGAGTTGTTCAACAAGAACTAATTTATCCATTCAAAAGTAGACAAGTGGGAAACATCAATTACCAAGGTTGCAACAAAAGATTTCACACAATCAGCATTTTCACGAAGAGTACTTTGAATTGTCTGCAATATACACcaaaaggaataaaataaaaaattgtttccataaATTATGAGGGAAAGGAAAATAGGATGATCTTCCGAGttgcaaaaaataattgtaCTACTATCACTTACCAGTCTTATTATCTGGTGAGACCGTGAACTGTTATCATTTAGAGCAGTTTCACCAACCTGCCTTTGAGCTGCCAAATAAATTAACTTCAATATATTAAATTGTTTGAGTAAGGAAATAGGTATATACTTTCATGCAAGAAAATAAAGCTTCCTACCTTCACAAATGGAGATTAAATGTCTCAAATGCTTGTCATCTTTTGCTGTTTCTTCTACTAATTTCTCAACCACAGTACCTTTCTACAATACATGAAGGAAAGGAACATTACATTACTGAATTGCTAGCtcattaaagaaagaaagaaacttcAAAACATAGTCAAAGTAggatattaaaatatgaaattccaAATTCAGGACAAGGAAGCGATTTGTGTGCTCATTTATTAGAAAATGcgaaaaatttgaatattaccTCGGGATCATCAAGAAGTTTCAAACTGCGACCAGATTCTGAATTTAACAAGTCCCTTACATTCTCATTGTATATTTCTAGTCCAGATATTTTTATAGTGAAATCTCTTTCAGGGGTCTGTAATGATATGCCAAATGAAAGGTTAGCCACAATTTAACAACCTCAAAAATCCTATCGAGTGTTTTCATTACATgtattagaattaaaattagaCAGAATAGTGTCTTCATCATAAGAATCCAATTATACAACCGATAAAGAAAATCCAATTCTACAAATATAG is a genomic window containing:
- the LOC114368803 gene encoding kinesin-like protein NACK1, which codes for MTVKTPGTPASKIDRTPVSTLGAARAREEKIVVTVRLRPLNRREQLAKDQVAWDCINDYTIVYKPPAHERTSQPASFTFDKVFGPASVTEAVYEEGVKKVALSALTGINATVFAYGQTSSGKTYTMRGITEKAVYDIYKHIMNTPERDFTIKISGLEIYNENVRDLLNSESGRSLKLLDDPEKGTVVEKLVEETAKDDKHLRHLISICEAQRQVGETALNDNSSRSHQIIRLTIQSTLRENADCVKSFVATLNFVDLAGSERAAQTHADGTRLKEGCHINLSLMTLTTVIRKLSVGKRSGHIPYRDSKLTRILQHSLGGNARTAIVCTLSPALSHVEQSRNTLLFATRAKEVTNNAQVNVVVSDKQLVKHLQKEVARLEAVLRTPDPSKEKDWKIQQMEMEIEELRRQRDLAQTQADELRRKLQDDQKVSNPVESPHLPVKKCLSFTGALSSLKPELGCERVRSSTLRQSMRQSSTAPFTLMHEIRKLEHLQEQLGEEANRALEVLQKEVACHRLGNQDAAETIAKLQAEIRGMRAVRSTTPKNVEVGSMVSINKSVSANLKEEITRLHSQGSTIANLEQQLENVQRSIDKLVMSLPNNFQHSPSEASPKNKKEHKRKKLLPLSSSNAANRQNFLRSPCSPLSTTQQVLESDIENRVPENDDIVSTDTLPESEKETPSKSEEAGDVSSKENTPGYRRSSSVNMKKMQKMFQNAAEENVRSIRAYVTELKERVAKLQYQKQLLVCQVLELEANEANGHNIDNEEYSCEPEEPQVSWQITFKEQQQEILELWDLCYVSIIHRTQFYLLFKGDPADQIYMEVELRRLTWLQQHLAELGNASPAPHVGEEPTISLSSSIRALKREREFLAKRLTTRLSLEEREALYMKWDVPLDGKQRKMQFISKLWTDPHDQIHVQESAEIVARLVGFRTGGNMSKEMFELNFVLPSDKRPWLMGWNHLTNLLNL